A genomic stretch from Ureibacillus composti includes:
- the fetB gene encoding iron export ABC transporter permease subunit FetB has product MTYTTLALTLIFVLIPLLLSKTLRLGLERDTIIATIRSIIQLLAVGYVLKFVFSSEGLLYIILMIILMIVAATLNARKKGKEIKGITWKIAVTLIVVEFVTQGILLGLHIVPPTAQYIIPISGMLIGNAMVLSILFLNRFSSEINSCNDEIELILSLGGTPKQAIHKQLTSSIRASMIPTIESQKTIGLVQLPGMMSGQIIGGADPIQAVQFQILIIFALLTTAALSSILIGFLSYPTLFNERMQLLNARK; this is encoded by the coding sequence ATGACATATACAACTTTAGCATTAACGCTAATTTTCGTTCTAATTCCCCTCCTTCTTTCCAAAACACTTCGTTTAGGATTGGAAAGGGATACCATTATCGCAACTATTCGTTCAATTATTCAATTATTAGCAGTTGGATATGTATTAAAATTTGTATTTAGCTCTGAAGGCTTACTCTATATCATTTTAATGATTATTTTAATGATTGTGGCAGCAACTTTAAATGCCCGAAAGAAAGGAAAAGAAATTAAGGGTATTACTTGGAAAATTGCGGTTACACTTATAGTTGTTGAATTTGTGACACAAGGGATTCTCCTCGGTTTACATATTGTCCCACCCACAGCACAATACATTATCCCGATTAGTGGTATGTTAATAGGGAATGCAATGGTATTATCTATACTATTCTTGAATAGATTTTCTTCTGAAATTAATTCTTGCAATGACGAAATTGAGCTTATTTTGTCACTTGGAGGAACACCTAAACAGGCTATTCATAAACAATTAACAAGTAGTATCCGAGCAAGTATGATACCTACAATCGAAAGCCAAAAAACGATTGGTTTAGTTCAATTACCTGGAATGATGAGTGGTCAAATTATTGGAGGAGCAGATCCTATCCAAGCAGTCCAATTTCAAATATTGATCATCTTCGCGCTACTTACTACTGCTGCGCTTTCGAGCATTTTAATAGGGTTTTTAAGCTATCCAACTTTATTTAATGAACGAATGCAGCTATTAAATGCTCGAAAATGA
- a CDS encoding proline dehydrogenase family protein encodes MPLLRDIFINLSENQLLNSAAQKYGLRLGAQSVVAGTNIPEVIKSMKELNSQGISCTVDNLGEFVYEKSEATKAKENILAVIEAIHENDVDAHISLKPSQLGLDIDYDFCYENLVEIVAKAAEYNMHVNFDMEDYARLQPSFDLLETISQEYDNVGTVIQAYFFNAKENIEKFKDYRLRIVKGAYKEPADVAYQDKHDIDLNFIELIEYHLLNGKFTSIATHDHNVINHVKQFAKEHNIPNDKFEFQMLYGFRKEMQLELAREGYNFCTYVPFGNDWYGYFMRRLAERPQNLNLVTKQVFTKKNNTVIGLAAAAFALGRLTKKSK; translated from the coding sequence ATGCCATTATTACGTGATATTTTTATTAATTTATCTGAAAACCAACTACTAAACAGTGCAGCACAAAAATACGGTCTAAGACTCGGAGCTCAAAGCGTTGTGGCTGGTACAAATATTCCTGAAGTAATTAAAAGTATGAAAGAGTTAAATTCCCAAGGGATCTCTTGTACGGTAGATAACTTAGGTGAATTTGTGTATGAAAAATCTGAAGCAACAAAAGCAAAAGAAAATATCCTAGCAGTTATTGAAGCTATTCATGAAAATGATGTAGATGCACATATTTCATTAAAACCTTCACAGCTTGGTTTAGATATTGACTATGATTTCTGTTACGAAAACTTGGTGGAAATCGTAGCAAAAGCTGCAGAATATAATATGCATGTTAACTTTGATATGGAAGACTATGCGCGTCTTCAACCATCATTTGATTTATTAGAAACAATTTCTCAAGAATACGATAATGTTGGTACTGTAATTCAAGCATACTTCTTCAACGCAAAAGAAAATATTGAGAAATTTAAAGATTATCGTTTACGTATCGTTAAAGGTGCTTACAAAGAACCTGCAGATGTTGCTTATCAGGACAAGCATGATATTGATTTAAACTTCATCGAGTTAATTGAATATCACTTATTAAATGGTAAATTCACATCTATTGCAACACACGATCATAACGTAATCAATCACGTTAAGCAATTTGCAAAAGAACACAATATTCCTAATGATAAGTTCGAATTCCAAATGCTTTACGGATTCCGTAAAGAAATGCAATTAGAACTTGCAAGAGAAGGCTATAATTTCTGTACTTATGTACCATTCGGTAATGACTGGTACGGCTACTTCATGCGTCGTTTAGCAGAACGTCCACAAAACCTAAACTTAGTGACAAAACAAGTATTCACTAAGAAAAACAATACAGTAATCGGTTTAGCTGCTGCTGCATTCGCTCTAGGCCGTTTGACTAAAAAGTCTAAATAA
- a CDS encoding response regulator transcription factor: protein MIRIVIAEDQGMLLGAMKSLLNMEDDMEVVGLAKNGEEAIKLVEEFNPDICIMDIEMPVKTGLDAAEVIHAASSECKIIILTTFARPGYFERARKAGVRGYLLKDSPIEELVHSIRVIMDGRRIYAPELVDSVYEDDSENPLTERESQVLELVAEGKTTKEIAAELYLSAGTVRNYISTILDKLGVGNRIEAISRFKEKGWNK from the coding sequence ATGATTCGAATAGTTATTGCGGAAGATCAAGGGATGTTACTTGGTGCAATGAAGTCATTATTAAATATGGAAGACGATATGGAAGTAGTCGGCTTAGCTAAAAATGGTGAGGAAGCAATTAAACTAGTGGAAGAGTTTAACCCGGATATATGTATCATGGATATTGAAATGCCTGTAAAAACTGGATTAGATGCTGCTGAAGTAATCCATGCAGCAAGTAGTGAATGTAAAATCATAATCCTTACAACGTTTGCAAGACCAGGATACTTTGAACGTGCGCGAAAGGCTGGAGTGCGCGGCTACTTATTAAAGGATAGCCCGATTGAAGAATTAGTTCATTCCATTCGTGTCATTATGGATGGGCGGAGAATTTACGCACCCGAACTTGTAGACTCTGTTTACGAAGATGATAGTGAAAACCCTTTAACTGAACGTGAAAGTCAGGTACTAGAATTAGTAGCAGAAGGCAAGACAACAAAAGAAATTGCAGCGGAGCTATATTTATCAGCAGGTACTGTTCGTAATTACATCTCCACAATATTAGATAAACTTGGTGTAGGAAATCGTATCGAAGCCATCTCGCGTTTTAAAGAGAAGGGATGGAATAAATAA
- a CDS encoding sensor histidine kinase: protein MHSWYTILPKNPWISIYVWVIFCIMPFYFIIKSYSFVQIIIGVVMILLYFLSHRFSFQSKNGLVYMWISFEMVLNIAMTLMFGYVYLSLFTAFFIGNIRNTVGFFIMYGLHIGFTIVSIVGGYFIDLDLFISQTPFIIITVVGVVLLPFTLYSRNKRENLEGELETAKERIAELVIYEERQRIARDLHDTLGQKLSMIGLKSDLASRLVMKNPELAIQEIKDIRHTASIALKEVRELVTDMRAAKLKEELLRVKQILSAAQIDAEIKGDSDQLVLPVLVENVLSMCLKEAVTNVVKHSNAKKCIIEIKRNNNEVILIVEDNGKGIEESKSDFTGNGLKGMNERLDFINGTVTFENNKGMKLVIKIPLAITHQKGDH from the coding sequence ATGCATAGTTGGTATACAATCCTACCAAAAAACCCGTGGATAAGTATTTATGTTTGGGTTATTTTCTGTATAATGCCTTTTTACTTTATTATCAAATCATATTCATTTGTACAAATCATCATTGGGGTTGTCATGATCCTTCTTTATTTTTTATCGCATCGTTTTTCATTTCAATCTAAAAACGGATTAGTATATATGTGGATCAGCTTTGAGATGGTGTTAAACATTGCGATGACATTAATGTTTGGTTATGTTTATCTATCGTTATTTACAGCATTTTTCATTGGTAATATAAGAAACACAGTTGGGTTCTTCATCATGTATGGGTTACATATCGGATTTACCATTGTATCAATTGTTGGAGGATATTTTATTGACTTAGATTTATTTATTTCACAAACACCATTTATCATTATTACAGTAGTAGGGGTAGTACTGCTTCCGTTTACATTGTACAGCAGAAATAAGCGAGAGAATCTCGAGGGTGAACTTGAAACGGCTAAAGAACGTATTGCAGAACTTGTGATTTACGAAGAGCGTCAACGAATTGCTCGTGATTTACATGATACACTTGGCCAAAAGTTGTCGATGATTGGTTTAAAGAGTGATTTAGCAAGTCGCCTTGTAATGAAAAACCCTGAACTTGCAATTCAAGAAATTAAAGATATTCGTCATACAGCTAGTATTGCTTTGAAAGAGGTTCGAGAACTTGTTACTGATATGCGTGCCGCAAAGTTAAAAGAAGAGTTGTTAAGAGTTAAACAAATATTGAGTGCCGCACAAATTGATGCTGAAATTAAAGGGGATTCCGATCAATTAGTTCTCCCTGTCCTAGTTGAAAATGTGCTAAGTATGTGTTTGAAAGAAGCGGTAACAAATGTCGTGAAACATAGTAATGCAAAGAAATGCATAATTGAAATTAAACGAAATAATAATGAAGTAATATTGATCGTAGAAGATAATGGAAAAGGGATAGAGGAAAGTAAGTCGGATTTTACTGGCAATGGTCTTAAAGGAATGAATGAAAGATTGGATTTTATTAATGGTACAGTTACGTTCGAAAATAATAAGGGAATGAAACTTGTAATAAAAATACCTTTAGCAATTACGCATCAGAAGGGGGATCATTAA
- a CDS encoding fatty acid desaturase gives MTDAEKTKMLRKEVQPFAKSELKASIIQIFNTIIPLFLIWGAGYYLLQFSPWWTVACSVIAAGFVVRTFIIFHDCTHGSFFKSKKANDLVGNITGILTSFPYAKWRREHLIHHASSSNLDKRGIGDIDMLTVDEYLEKSKLGRLGYRLYRNPIVMFGLGPLFLVLVLNRMNRKDAKKKERLNTYFTNVALIVICATLIFIFGWQTFLLVHGITLFIAGALGIWLFYIQHTYEDSYFEFDPEWDYVKAAVEGSSFYKLPKLLQWVTGNIGYHHVHHLAPRVPNYNLEAAHESIPPLQQATTITLKTSLESVRYKLYDSKNKKFVSFKEVEKSILVKNKSIPLKSRSKETF, from the coding sequence ATGACTGATGCAGAAAAAACAAAAATGCTTAGAAAAGAAGTCCAACCATTTGCTAAATCTGAACTAAAAGCTAGTATCATTCAAATATTTAACACAATTATTCCGCTCTTCCTTATATGGGGGGCAGGTTATTATTTACTACAATTTTCACCATGGTGGACAGTTGCATGTAGCGTAATTGCCGCTGGATTTGTAGTAAGAACATTTATCATATTCCATGATTGTACACATGGTTCTTTTTTCAAAAGCAAAAAAGCTAATGATCTTGTTGGTAATATTACGGGAATTTTAACTTCCTTCCCTTATGCAAAATGGAGACGTGAACATCTGATCCACCATGCCTCAAGTTCAAATTTAGACAAACGTGGTATCGGTGATATCGATATGTTAACAGTTGATGAGTATTTAGAAAAGTCTAAATTGGGTCGATTAGGCTATCGTTTATATCGTAACCCGATTGTTATGTTTGGCTTAGGCCCACTATTTTTGGTGTTAGTATTAAATCGAATGAACCGTAAGGATGCAAAGAAGAAAGAACGTTTGAATACGTATTTCACTAATGTTGCTTTAATCGTAATCTGTGCAACACTGATTTTCATTTTCGGATGGCAAACATTTTTACTAGTGCATGGAATAACTTTATTTATCGCAGGTGCATTAGGGATTTGGTTATTCTATATTCAACATACGTATGAAGACTCTTATTTTGAGTTTGATCCAGAGTGGGATTATGTGAAAGCAGCTGTAGAGGGCAGTTCTTTCTATAAATTACCGAAGCTTTTACAATGGGTGACTGGTAACATTGGGTATCACCATGTTCACCATTTAGCGCCAAGAGTACCAAATTATAATTTGGAAGCAGCGCATGAATCAATCCCACCGTTACAGCAAGCAACTACAATTACTTTAAAGACAAGCCTTGAATCTGTTCGTTATAAATTATATGACTCGAAAAACAAGAAATTTGTTTCTTTTAAAGAAGTTGAGAAAAGTATACTTGTAAAAAATAAGTCAATCCCATTGAAGTCACGTTCGAAAGAGACATTCTAA
- a CDS encoding N-acetyltransferase family protein yields the protein MIREMKLEDVEKILEIYNDAILHTTAIYKYQPETLEEKQQWFKNKHENGEPLFVYEEDGEVVGYANYGQFKPYPAYQYAVEHSVYIHNNHHRKGIGSKLMKFLIEEAIQREVKTMIACIDAENKGSILIHEKLGFTYRGTLKNTGYKFGRWLDLVFYQLDFEGPTNPLEK from the coding sequence ATGATAAGAGAAATGAAATTAGAAGATGTAGAAAAGATTTTAGAAATATATAATGATGCAATACTACATACTACTGCAATATATAAATATCAACCTGAAACTTTGGAAGAAAAACAACAATGGTTTAAAAACAAGCATGAGAATGGGGAGCCGCTTTTTGTGTACGAGGAAGATGGGGAAGTAGTTGGTTATGCTAACTATGGCCAATTCAAACCCTATCCTGCATACCAATATGCTGTTGAACATTCTGTTTATATTCATAATAATCACCATCGAAAAGGTATTGGCTCAAAGCTTATGAAGTTCCTAATCGAGGAAGCTATACAACGTGAAGTAAAAACGATGATTGCTTGTATTGACGCTGAAAATAAAGGCAGTATTTTAATACATGAAAAACTTGGCTTTACGTATCGTGGCACTCTCAAAAATACAGGTTATAAATTTGGACGATGGTTAGATTTAGTGTTTTACCAACTTGATTTTGAAGGTCCGACAAATCCTCTGGAAAAATAG
- a CDS encoding M20 family metallopeptidase, translating into MLEYLQSKEQEMLFLLERIVNKDSGSHYKKGVDAIGKILSHEYKLLNFVVNTVEQIEVGNHLLIRHQEAKTPQIIILCHLDTVFSEGTAKDRHFTIRGSRAYGPGVIDMKGSLVTLLYALKALIEAGEEKAYHNVHILLNSDEEIGSTTSNVLIENMALGKRYALVMEPARPDGSIVSSRRGGGNYELRVYGKAAHAGISPEDGISAIEEISHKIIKLQQLNQFMNGVNVNVGIVRAGESANVICPYAEAYIDVRIDKIEQGILIDQEIRKICATANVPGAILELQGSINRNPMVKEEGTVRLLNVIQEAGKEIGIQIKDVSTGGNSDASFTSTVGVATIDGLGPIGGNAHSEDEYIEIPSLVERALLLAKVIKKLSE; encoded by the coding sequence TTGTTAGAGTATTTGCAATCGAAGGAACAAGAAATGTTATTTCTGTTGGAGAGGATTGTTAACAAGGATTCCGGTAGTCATTATAAAAAAGGTGTAGATGCCATCGGGAAAATACTAAGTCATGAGTATAAACTGTTAAATTTTGTTGTGAATACTGTTGAACAAATTGAAGTAGGTAATCATTTGTTAATTCGACATCAAGAAGCAAAAACACCCCAAATTATTATTTTGTGTCATTTGGATACAGTTTTTAGTGAAGGAACGGCTAAAGATCGGCATTTTACCATTCGTGGTTCAAGAGCGTATGGTCCTGGCGTAATTGATATGAAAGGGAGCCTAGTAACACTTCTTTATGCATTAAAGGCTTTAATTGAAGCTGGAGAAGAAAAGGCTTATCATAATGTGCACATCTTACTAAATAGTGATGAAGAAATAGGTTCTACTACTTCCAATGTACTCATTGAAAATATGGCTTTAGGCAAACGATATGCACTTGTTATGGAACCAGCCCGCCCGGACGGATCGATTGTAAGTAGTAGAAGGGGTGGTGGAAATTACGAGTTAAGAGTATATGGTAAAGCGGCCCACGCTGGGATCTCTCCTGAGGATGGAATAAGTGCTATTGAAGAAATCTCACATAAAATAATAAAACTTCAACAATTAAATCAGTTTATGAATGGGGTTAATGTGAATGTAGGAATCGTCCGAGCGGGAGAATCAGCAAATGTTATTTGTCCATATGCAGAAGCTTATATTGATGTCCGAATCGATAAAATAGAACAAGGAATACTTATTGATCAAGAAATTCGAAAAATCTGTGCAACGGCAAATGTACCTGGAGCAATCTTAGAATTGCAAGGTAGCATTAATCGAAATCCGATGGTTAAAGAGGAAGGGACGGTTCGACTTCTTAATGTAATTCAAGAAGCTGGTAAAGAAATCGGTATTCAAATAAAAGATGTTTCGACAGGTGGAAATTCAGATGCTTCTTTTACTTCAACTGTAGGTGTTGCTACTATAGATGGGCTAGGACCTATTGGAGGGAATGCACATAGTGAGGATGAATATATTGAAATACCCTCACTAGTTGAAAGAGCATTATTGTTAGCAAAAGTAATTAAAAAATTAAGTGAATGA
- the metH gene encoding methionine synthase — MYNHSIEQQLQKRILVIDGAMGTMLQREDLSARDFGGEELEGCNENLVLTRPDVISKIHRQYLEAGADIICTNTFGGTPLVLNEYGLGAKAEEINKTAVELAIAAAKDYSTSDWPRFVAGAIGPTTKTLSVTGGITFDELSENFYVQAKALIEGGADLLLLETSQDMLNVKAASLGVNRAFNETGKKLPVMVSATIEPMGTTLAGQTIEAFYISIEHIQPISIGLNCATGPEFMTDHIRSLSELSTSFISCYPNAGLPDEEGHYHESPESLSKKLKGFAEKGWLNIVGGCCGTTPDHIQAIREAVKDHAPRPRPQATHGHVVSGIDPLVYDDSMRPLFIGERTNVIGSRKFKQLIIDGKFEEAAEIARAQVKNGAHVIDICLANPDRDELEDMRNFMQEVVKKVKVPLVIDSTDERVIEEALKYSQGKAVINSINLEDGEERFEAVMPIVKKYGASVVVGTIDEQGMGVTREKKLEVAERSYKLLTEKWGLSPEDIIFDPLVFPVGTGDEQYIGAAEETIEGIRLIKQKFPRTLTVLGVSNVSFGLPPVGREVLNAVYLYHCTQAGLDYAIVNTEKLERYASIPEEEIQLANDLIFNTNDETLAKFTDFYRDMKKEKKVANIPDTVEERLAYYIVEGTKEGLIPDLEEARKIFDTPLDIINGPLMEGMSEVGRLFNDNQLIVAEVLQSAGVMKAAVAHLEQYMEVSDDSAGKGKIVLATVKGDVHDIGKNLVDIILSNNGFKVVDLGIKVTPAQLIEAIRKEKPDFVGLSGLLVKSAQQMVLTAQDFKAADINVPILVGGAALSKRFTETKIAAEYDGPVIYSKDAMQGLEQANRLMDPNERELLIQELNESREKRLLADEKRAARPKKDVAEKAVRTVEDASVYVPKDLRSHVHKQYSVSHLHPYVNMRTLIGHHLGLKGSVEKLLSEGDQRATELHELVTGFLESNILNPAGMYRFFPAQADGDDVIIYDPEDSKTEIERFHFPRQQEAPFLCLADFLKSVDSGEMDYVALMVVTAGHGVKTKAEQYKNDGKFLESHALQATALELAEGFAERIHQEIRDAWGFPDATDFTMRDRFAAKYQGQRFSFGYPACPNLEDQEKLFKLLKPEQIGVELTDGFMMQPEASVSAIVFAHPQARYFNV, encoded by the coding sequence ATGTATAACCATTCGATAGAACAACAATTGCAAAAGAGAATACTAGTTATCGATGGTGCAATGGGGACAATGCTTCAAAGAGAAGATTTAAGTGCTCGTGACTTCGGTGGAGAAGAACTGGAAGGCTGTAATGAAAATTTAGTTTTAACCCGTCCTGATGTAATTTCTAAAATACACCGTCAATATTTAGAGGCAGGTGCAGATATTATTTGTACGAATACATTTGGTGGAACGCCACTTGTATTAAACGAATATGGATTAGGTGCAAAAGCAGAAGAAATTAATAAGACAGCAGTTGAGTTAGCCATTGCTGCTGCGAAAGATTATTCTACGAGTGATTGGCCTCGCTTTGTTGCAGGAGCTATTGGACCAACAACGAAAACATTATCTGTAACTGGTGGTATTACATTCGATGAACTATCAGAAAACTTCTATGTCCAAGCAAAAGCACTTATTGAAGGGGGAGCCGACCTTCTATTATTAGAAACAAGCCAAGATATGTTGAACGTAAAGGCAGCATCACTTGGGGTGAACCGTGCCTTTAATGAAACAGGTAAGAAACTACCTGTAATGGTTTCTGCTACCATTGAACCAATGGGGACAACACTTGCTGGACAAACAATTGAAGCCTTCTATATTTCAATTGAACATATTCAACCGATTTCAATCGGGTTAAACTGTGCAACTGGCCCAGAGTTTATGACGGATCATATTCGTTCTTTATCTGAGCTTTCAACAAGTTTTATTAGTTGTTATCCAAATGCTGGATTACCAGATGAAGAAGGGCACTATCATGAATCGCCAGAATCATTATCAAAAAAATTAAAAGGTTTTGCTGAAAAGGGTTGGCTAAATATTGTTGGCGGTTGTTGTGGAACAACTCCAGACCACATCCAAGCTATCCGTGAAGCTGTGAAAGACCATGCACCGAGACCACGTCCACAGGCTACACATGGTCATGTCGTTTCCGGTATTGACCCATTAGTTTATGATGATTCAATGCGCCCATTATTTATTGGAGAACGAACTAATGTAATTGGTTCTCGTAAATTTAAACAGTTAATTATCGATGGAAAGTTTGAGGAAGCGGCAGAAATAGCAAGAGCACAAGTGAAAAATGGTGCACATGTTATAGATATTTGTTTAGCAAATCCAGACCGTGATGAACTAGAAGATATGCGGAACTTTATGCAAGAAGTTGTTAAAAAAGTAAAGGTTCCCCTTGTAATTGATTCAACGGACGAACGTGTAATAGAAGAAGCATTAAAATATTCACAAGGGAAGGCTGTCATTAACTCTATTAATCTAGAAGATGGAGAAGAGCGTTTTGAGGCAGTTATGCCGATTGTGAAAAAATATGGGGCTTCTGTTGTAGTCGGAACAATCGATGAACAAGGAATGGGCGTTACGCGAGAAAAGAAATTAGAAGTTGCAGAGCGTTCTTATAAACTGTTGACAGAAAAATGGGGATTATCACCAGAAGATATTATTTTTGATCCACTTGTTTTCCCAGTTGGAACAGGGGATGAACAATATATCGGTGCGGCAGAGGAAACAATTGAAGGAATTCGATTGATTAAACAAAAGTTCCCAAGAACATTAACTGTTCTTGGTGTAAGTAATGTTTCATTTGGTCTACCTCCAGTAGGGCGTGAAGTCTTAAATGCTGTATATTTATATCATTGTACTCAGGCAGGTCTAGACTATGCCATTGTAAATACTGAAAAGTTAGAACGTTATGCTTCAATTCCTGAAGAAGAAATCCAATTAGCTAATGATTTGATTTTTAATACAAACGACGAAACACTTGCGAAGTTTACTGATTTTTATCGTGATATGAAAAAAGAAAAGAAAGTGGCTAATATCCCTGACACGGTAGAAGAACGTTTAGCTTACTACATTGTGGAAGGAACTAAAGAAGGGTTGATTCCTGATCTAGAGGAAGCACGAAAAATCTTTGATACTCCTTTAGATATTATTAATGGTCCATTAATGGAGGGTATGTCAGAAGTAGGTCGACTATTTAATGACAATCAATTAATTGTTGCTGAAGTATTGCAAAGTGCAGGAGTAATGAAAGCAGCTGTTGCTCATCTTGAACAGTACATGGAAGTATCAGATGATAGTGCTGGTAAGGGGAAAATTGTACTTGCAACAGTTAAAGGTGACGTACATGATATCGGGAAAAACTTAGTTGACATTATTTTAAGTAATAATGGATTTAAAGTTGTTGACCTAGGAATCAAAGTAACACCTGCTCAATTAATCGAAGCAATTCGAAAAGAAAAACCGGATTTTGTAGGGTTATCTGGACTACTGGTTAAATCAGCTCAACAAATGGTGCTAACAGCTCAAGATTTTAAAGCTGCGGATATCAATGTGCCAATTTTAGTTGGTGGTGCTGCATTATCTAAGCGTTTTACAGAAACAAAAATTGCAGCAGAGTATGATGGACCAGTCATTTATTCCAAAGATGCAATGCAAGGATTAGAGCAAGCGAACCGACTAATGGATCCGAATGAGCGTGAACTATTAATTCAAGAATTAAATGAGTCACGTGAAAAACGTTTGTTAGCAGATGAAAAACGAGCAGCACGTCCGAAAAAAGATGTAGCTGAAAAAGCTGTAAGAACTGTTGAAGATGCATCTGTTTACGTACCAAAGGATTTGAGAAGTCATGTTCACAAACAATATTCAGTATCCCACTTACATCCTTATGTAAATATGAGAACTTTAATTGGACATCATTTAGGGTTAAAAGGAAGTGTGGAAAAACTTCTGTCAGAAGGCGATCAACGTGCAACAGAACTGCATGAATTAGTTACTGGTTTCCTAGAGTCGAATATTTTGAATCCGGCTGGAATGTACCGATTCTTCCCAGCACAAGCTGACGGGGATGACGTAATCATTTATGATCCAGAAGATTCAAAAACGGAGATTGAGAGATTCCACTTCCCACGACAACAAGAAGCACCGTTTTTATGTTTAGCAGATTTCTTAAAATCTGTTGATAGCGGTGAAATGGATTATGTAGCATTAATGGTTGTGACGGCTGGTCATGGTGTGAAGACAAAAGCGGAACAATATAAAAATGATGGGAAGTTTTTAGAAAGCCATGCATTACAGGCAACTGCACTTGAATTAGCGGAAGGTTTTGCAGAACGAATTCACCAAGAAATTCGTGACGCATGGGGCTTCCCAGATGCGACTGATTTCACAATGCGTGATCGTTTTGCAGCGAAATACCAAGGCCAACGATTCTCATTTGGCTATCCTGCCTGTCCAAATTTAGAAGACCAAGAAAAGCTATTTAAATTATTAAAGCCAGAACAAATTGGTGTTGAACTAACAGATGGGTTTATGATGCAACCTGAGGCAAGTGTATCAGCAATCGTATTTGCCCATCCGCAAGCAAGATACTTTAATGTTTAA